One part of the Parabacteroides distasonis ATCC 8503 genome encodes these proteins:
- the gdhA gene encoding NADP-specific glutamate dehydrogenase codes for MKTEVILSALEAKHPGEKEYLQAVKEVLLSIEEVYNQHPEFEKAKIIERLVEPERIFTFRVPWVDDKGEIQVNLGYRVQFNNAIGPYKGGIRFHPSVNLSILKFLGFEQTFKNALTTLPMGGGKGGSDFAPRGKSDAEIMRFCQAFILELWRNLGPDRDVPAGDIGVGGREVGYMYGMYKKLARENTGTFTGKGMEFGGSILRPEATGFGALYFVHQMLETHGIDIKDKTVAISGFGNVAWGAATKATELGAKVVTISGPDGYIYDPAGISGEKIDYMLELRNSGNDIVAPYADEFPGSTFYPGKKPWEQKVDIALPCATQNELNEADARKLIENKTLCVAEVSNMGCTAEAVDLFIEHKQLFAPGKAVNAGGVATSGLEMTQNAMHISWTAAEVDAKLHQIMSAIHEQCVAHGKDGEYINYVKGANIAGFMKVAKAMMAQGIV; via the coding sequence ATGAAGACTGAAGTTATTTTATCAGCGCTAGAGGCAAAACATCCGGGAGAAAAGGAGTATTTGCAAGCAGTAAAAGAAGTGCTTTTATCAATTGAGGAAGTGTACAACCAACATCCGGAATTTGAGAAAGCGAAAATCATTGAACGCCTAGTTGAGCCGGAACGTATTTTCACTTTCCGTGTGCCTTGGGTAGATGATAAAGGTGAGATACAAGTTAACTTGGGATACCGTGTTCAGTTCAACAACGCAATCGGCCCGTACAAGGGAGGTATCCGTTTCCACCCGTCCGTTAACTTGTCTATCTTGAAATTCTTAGGATTCGAGCAAACATTTAAAAACGCTTTGACAACCCTTCCGATGGGTGGTGGCAAAGGCGGTTCCGATTTCGCTCCGAGAGGAAAGAGCGATGCCGAGATCATGCGTTTCTGCCAAGCGTTTATTCTTGAATTATGGCGTAATCTTGGTCCGGACAGGGATGTTCCGGCTGGCGATATAGGCGTAGGTGGCCGTGAGGTTGGTTATATGTACGGTATGTACAAGAAATTGGCTCGCGAGAACACAGGTACGTTCACGGGTAAGGGCATGGAGTTCGGAGGTTCTATCCTTCGTCCGGAAGCTACCGGCTTCGGCGCTCTTTACTTCGTACATCAAATGTTGGAGACTCACGGAATCGATATCAAGGACAAGACGGTCGCCATCTCCGGTTTCGGCAACGTGGCTTGGGGTGCCGCTACAAAGGCAACCGAGTTGGGCGCTAAAGTGGTTACTATCTCTGGTCCTGACGGATATATCTATGATCCGGCGGGTATCTCCGGCGAGAAGATCGACTATATGTTGGAATTGCGTAATTCCGGAAATGATATCGTAGCTCCTTACGCAGACGAATTCCCGGGCTCTACCTTCTATCCCGGCAAGAAACCTTGGGAACAAAAAGTAGATATAGCCTTGCCATGCGCTACCCAGAATGAGTTGAACGAGGCTGACGCTCGTAAGTTGATCGAGAACAAGACTTTGTGCGTAGCTGAGGTTTCTAACATGGGTTGTACGGCTGAGGCTGTAGACTTGTTCATCGAGCATAAGCAATTATTCGCTCCGGGTAAGGCTGTCAACGCCGGTGGTGTGGCTACTTCCGGATTGGAGATGACCCAGAACGCTATGCATATCTCATGGACCGCCGCCGAGGTAGACGCTAAATTACATCAGATCATGAGCGCAATCCACGAACAATGCGTAGCTCACGGTAAAGATGGCGAATATATCAATTATGTAAAAGGCGCAAATATCGCAGGCTTCATGAAAGTAGCGAAAGCTATGATGGCGCAAGGTATCGTATAA
- a CDS encoding endonuclease/exonuclease/phosphatase family protein: MKKTSFIYLLLLIALGLSSCQQEKTFKVLQFNIWQEGAVVKGGFDAIADEIVRSNADFVTLSEVRNYHQTRFCDRIVEALQQRGQTYYSFYTEDSGLLSRYPITDSTTVYPLNDDRGSMYKAITHIGDTEVALYTAHLDYRNCAYYDARGYDGNTWDEEPPVTNLDTLLWLNEQSVRDDAIACFLKEAKKDREAGRIVILGGDFNEPSHLDWTEATKDMRDHQGLVVPWHVSVMLEKDGFKDTYREIFPNPVTHPGLTCPADCKDIALEKLVWSPKADDRDRIDFIHYAPFEGLTLTDVCIIGPKGDILRGQRETEETSDPIMTPLGIWPTDHKAVLATFHLK, encoded by the coding sequence ATGAAAAAAACTAGTTTTATCTACTTACTCTTGTTGATCGCACTGGGCCTCAGCTCTTGCCAGCAAGAGAAGACTTTCAAGGTTCTTCAATTCAACATCTGGCAGGAAGGCGCTGTCGTAAAAGGAGGCTTTGACGCTATCGCTGACGAGATCGTAAGAAGTAACGCCGATTTCGTTACGTTAAGCGAGGTACGTAATTATCATCAGACCCGTTTTTGCGACCGGATCGTGGAAGCGTTGCAGCAAAGAGGACAAACGTACTATTCTTTCTACACCGAGGATTCCGGCCTGTTAAGCCGCTACCCGATCACGGATAGCACGACCGTCTATCCCTTGAACGATGACAGGGGTAGTATGTACAAGGCCATTACCCACATCGGCGATACCGAGGTAGCTCTTTACACCGCCCATCTGGATTATCGCAATTGCGCTTATTACGATGCCCGTGGATACGACGGAAATACATGGGACGAGGAACCTCCTGTCACCAATCTGGACACACTCCTATGGTTGAACGAGCAATCTGTCCGTGACGACGCTATCGCTTGCTTCCTAAAAGAGGCGAAAAAGGATCGGGAAGCCGGACGGATCGTTATCCTCGGAGGGGACTTTAACGAGCCTTCCCATCTGGACTGGACCGAGGCGACCAAAGATATGAGAGACCACCAAGGATTGGTTGTTCCTTGGCACGTATCCGTCATGCTGGAGAAAGACGGCTTCAAAGATACGTACCGTGAGATCTTCCCGAACCCTGTAACTCATCCGGGACTTACCTGCCCGGCGGACTGTAAGGATATCGCTTTAGAGAAATTGGTTTGGTCGCCGAAAGCGGACGATAGAGATCGCATCGATTTCATCCATTACGCTCCATTCGAGGGATTAACGCTTACAGATGTATGTATCATCGGTCCGAAAGGTGACATCCTCCGTGGGCAAAGAGAGACGGAAGAGACCTCCGACCCGATCATGACTCCCCTTGGAATCTGGCCTACCGACCACAAAGCGGTTCTTGCCACTTTCCACTTGAAATAA
- a CDS encoding nucleotidyltransferase family protein, producing the protein MKAMIFAAGTGSRLKPLTDHTPKALIPIGGKPMLEHVILKLKSSGFDQIVINIHHLGNQIVDFLEANNNFGVRIEISDESDYLLDTGGGIKKATSLLCGNEPFLIHNVDILSNVDLKKLYDTHVQTNPLATLLVSQRNTSRYLLFNKENRLCGWRNHETGEVKSYYPYFDPDQHNEYAFSGIHVLSPKILELMEEWTGKFSIINFYLAICAKTDIRAYMADNLKLLDIGKPETLAAAEEWLRQNI; encoded by the coding sequence ATGAAAGCTATGATTTTTGCGGCCGGTACTGGTTCCAGACTGAAGCCGTTAACCGATCACACGCCAAAAGCGCTTATACCTATCGGGGGCAAACCGATGCTAGAACACGTCATACTGAAACTGAAATCCTCCGGTTTCGACCAGATCGTGATCAATATCCACCATTTAGGCAACCAGATCGTGGATTTTCTGGAGGCGAACAACAACTTCGGTGTCCGGATCGAAATTTCGGACGAGAGCGATTATCTGCTGGATACGGGAGGAGGAATCAAGAAGGCCACTTCTCTTTTATGCGGGAACGAGCCTTTCTTGATACATAATGTCGATATCTTATCGAACGTGGATCTCAAGAAACTATACGATACCCATGTACAAACGAACCCGTTGGCTACCTTACTCGTCAGCCAGCGCAATACCTCACGTTATCTATTATTTAATAAGGAGAATAGACTGTGTGGTTGGCGTAATCATGAGACCGGCGAGGTAAAATCTTACTATCCCTATTTTGACCCGGATCAACACAACGAGTACGCCTTTAGCGGAATCCACGTACTCTCGCCCAAGATATTGGAGCTGATGGAAGAATGGACCGGAAAGTTCTCTATCATTAACTTCTATCTGGCTATTTGCGCCAAAACCGATATCAGGGCTTATATGGCGGATAACCTAAAACTATTGGATATCGGCAAGCCGGAAACCTTGGCCGCCGCCGAGGAATGGCTACGACAAAACATCTAA
- a CDS encoding DUF4286 family protein, translating to MIVYNTTFHIHKDIVDECLEYLKNSYIPKASESGILYSPYLRRILDSRNEEGESFSVQFHTRDIDSLNEWVRKEGGALQQDLIGRYKEKIAGFSTLLEDIELPK from the coding sequence ATGATAGTTTATAATACGACTTTTCATATCCATAAGGATATCGTGGATGAGTGTCTGGAATATTTGAAGAATAGTTATATACCGAAAGCCTCCGAGAGCGGTATCCTTTATAGTCCTTATTTGAGACGGATCTTGGATTCGCGGAATGAGGAAGGTGAAAGTTTTTCCGTACAGTTTCATACGAGGGATATCGATTCGTTGAATGAGTGGGTGCGTAAGGAAGGCGGAGCCTTGCAGCAAGATTTGATAGGACGTTATAAAGAGAAGATCGCTGGATTCTCTACCCTGTTGGAAGATATAGAGCTACCTAAATGA
- a CDS encoding sugar phosphate isomerase/epimerase family protein gives MKHSRRTFFKQGLAGALLLGTSTIARAALPDPVKPKAPKAVNPFHLGMAGYTFVNFDLDTTLKTLERLDIHYLCIKDFHLPLNSTDEQIRAFHDKCAAHKVTGYAVGPIYMKSEEEIDRAFDYAKRVGVKLIVGVPNYELLPYVDKKVKEYDFHYAIHLHGPDIKTYPDATDVWVHTKDLDPRIGMCLDVGHDLRNGCDPVADLKKYHTRVFDMHIKDVTDSSKAGVGIEIGRGKIDFPALIRMMREVNYTGMCSLEYEKDMKDPFLGIAESIGYFKAVSDLT, from the coding sequence ATGAAACACTCAAGACGTACATTTTTTAAACAAGGATTGGCGGGTGCCCTTTTATTAGGTACCTCCACGATCGCCCGGGCCGCTTTGCCGGACCCTGTAAAGCCAAAAGCCCCGAAGGCCGTAAACCCGTTCCATCTGGGAATGGCGGGATATACTTTCGTTAATTTTGATTTAGATACGACGTTGAAGACGTTGGAACGATTAGATATCCATTATCTTTGCATCAAGGATTTCCATTTGCCGTTGAATAGTACGGATGAGCAGATTAGGGCTTTTCATGATAAATGCGCTGCCCATAAAGTGACGGGATATGCCGTAGGTCCTATTTATATGAAGAGTGAGGAAGAGATAGATCGTGCGTTTGATTATGCGAAGCGGGTAGGAGTGAAGTTAATCGTCGGTGTCCCGAATTACGAGCTTTTACCCTATGTGGATAAAAAAGTGAAGGAGTATGATTTTCATTACGCTATCCACTTGCACGGTCCTGATATTAAGACGTATCCCGATGCTACGGACGTTTGGGTGCATACGAAGGATTTAGACCCCCGTATCGGTATGTGTCTGGATGTCGGGCATGACTTGCGAAACGGCTGTGATCCTGTCGCCGACTTGAAGAAATACCATACCCGGGTATTCGATATGCACATCAAGGACGTGACGGATTCTTCGAAGGCGGGAGTCGGGATCGAGATCGGTCGTGGAAAGATCGACTTCCCTGCGCTGATCCGTATGATGCGGGAAGTTAATTACACGGGAATGTGTAGCTTGGAATACGAGAAAGACATGAAAGACCCCTTCTTGGGGATCGCGGAGTCTATCGGCTATTTCAAGGCTGTGAGTGATTTGACATAA
- a CDS encoding sensor histidine kinase, whose translation MKRLFFIGCWTLILTLLIPDRAKGDTFVDSLRREIKVLPDSSKLIRLNELLYANTHNKVYKVYADLLLEEAQRQRNDYYKGNALLFLMRYYYMQDPDSLRIYLKIAEPLFIATNRIEELCRAKGWNIYSLANEGMQGLVIREVDSLRNLATCFNYPDGVDMANQALANFYFNIGLDEEGIQLSREILSRMEERNASRMRWYYVLRLLLTKDLRLEYLNKLDSCIQECEKEGITQLDAEHTVAFLKDRYHYYSAQYYVAEKEPSLVYQHLRMMEDIEKKNNMNAEQILPQFLWMNYYALAGKYEKAIDLANKLELMLLDKKRFNDWVSVEDFKADLYYKLGRGMEAARAYRDSKEVHDSIMRVKYYEDLAKLKTQREVEKLEIQSKKLELEAEKSRVRILMLRGGFVLVLFLCAGLGIVAYARHRAGIRLKIAKEKAEEADHLKSAFLANMNHEIRTPLNAIVGFSQVIADEEDAETRHELSNIIQSNNELLQRLIEDVLDISKIESNTLTFVLANHEMKALMKDIYSIILLRMPENVELRLDDCQPFTLYTDRSRLTQVLTNLLTNAIKHTKKGYICFGYDVTEQEIRFYVTDTGEGIPDDQLERVFDRFVKLTQWTNGVGLGLAISKALVTKLGGRIEVTSQQGVGSTFSVIFPR comes from the coding sequence ATGAAGAGATTGTTTTTTATTGGTTGTTGGACGTTGATTCTAACTTTGCTTATTCCGGATAGGGCGAAAGGTGACACGTTTGTCGATAGCTTACGAAGAGAAATCAAGGTTTTGCCGGATAGTAGTAAACTAATACGCTTGAACGAATTACTTTATGCCAATACGCATAACAAAGTATATAAAGTATATGCGGATTTGCTACTAGAAGAGGCACAGAGGCAACGTAACGATTATTACAAAGGAAATGCCTTACTATTCTTGATGCGTTATTACTATATGCAAGATCCGGATAGCTTGCGAATATATTTGAAAATAGCGGAACCCCTTTTCATCGCGACAAACCGGATCGAGGAATTATGTAGGGCGAAAGGATGGAATATCTATTCTTTAGCGAATGAGGGGATGCAGGGATTGGTAATCCGGGAGGTGGATAGCTTGAGGAATCTTGCGACCTGTTTTAATTATCCGGATGGGGTGGATATGGCAAACCAAGCTTTAGCGAATTTCTATTTTAATATAGGATTGGATGAGGAGGGTATTCAATTAAGCCGGGAGATCTTATCTCGCATGGAAGAACGTAATGCCTCTAGGATGCGTTGGTATTACGTGTTACGGCTGTTGCTTACGAAGGATTTGCGATTGGAGTATTTGAATAAATTGGATTCTTGCATACAAGAGTGCGAGAAAGAGGGCATTACTCAATTGGATGCGGAACATACTGTCGCTTTTTTAAAAGATCGCTATCATTATTACTCGGCCCAGTATTACGTGGCGGAAAAAGAGCCTTCCTTGGTTTATCAGCACTTGAGGATGATGGAGGATATCGAAAAGAAGAATAATATGAATGCCGAGCAAATCCTGCCTCAATTCCTTTGGATGAATTATTACGCTTTAGCGGGGAAATATGAGAAGGCCATTGATTTGGCGAACAAATTGGAACTAATGCTCTTGGATAAGAAACGCTTTAATGATTGGGTCTCAGTGGAGGATTTTAAGGCGGATCTCTATTATAAGCTTGGAAGAGGGATGGAAGCGGCTAGGGCTTACAGAGATTCTAAAGAAGTGCACGACTCGATTATGCGGGTAAAATATTACGAGGATTTAGCGAAGTTGAAAACCCAACGAGAGGTGGAAAAACTAGAGATACAAAGTAAGAAACTGGAGCTAGAGGCGGAAAAGTCGCGTGTCCGTATCTTGATGCTTCGAGGAGGATTTGTCTTGGTGTTGTTTCTATGTGCGGGCTTGGGTATAGTCGCCTATGCCCGTCATCGTGCGGGGATACGATTAAAGATCGCAAAAGAGAAAGCGGAGGAGGCGGATCACCTGAAATCTGCGTTCTTGGCAAACATGAATCATGAGATCAGGACGCCATTGAACGCCATCGTCGGATTCTCGCAGGTGATCGCCGATGAGGAAGATGCGGAAACTCGTCATGAACTCTCCAATATTATACAAAGTAATAATGAATTGTTGCAACGCTTGATAGAAGACGTATTGGATATATCGAAAATCGAGTCGAATACGTTGACTTTCGTTTTGGCGAATCATGAAATGAAGGCTTTAATGAAAGATATCTATAGTATCATTTTATTACGTATGCCCGAAAATGTAGAACTTCGATTGGATGATTGCCAACCTTTTACGCTTTATACCGATCGGAGTAGATTAACGCAAGTCCTCACTAATTTATTGACGAATGCTATCAAGCACACGAAAAAAGGTTATATTTGCTTCGGGTATGACGTGACGGAGCAGGAAATCCGCTTTTATGTGACGGATACAGGCGAGGGAATCCCGGACGACCAATTGGAACGGGTTTTCGATCGTTTTGTCAAGTTGACGCAATGGACCAATGGAGTCGGCTTGGGATTGGCTATCTCCAAGGCTTTGGTCACAAAGCTCGGCGGTCGTATAGAAGTGACTTCCCAGCAAGGGGTAGGCTCTACCTTTAGCGTTATTTTCCCAAGATAA
- a CDS encoding PEP/pyruvate-binding domain-containing protein, translated as MSGIPNLKDLVFRDTPFANLMNKRIYNVLLIATKYDSFMLEDDGRVDEQIFNEYTSLSLRYPPRFTQVTTEEEALNELKNRNFELIICMPNMDNRDIFAAASEIKVHYPNIPIVVLTPFSKEVSKRIANEDLSAIDYVFSWLGNSELLLAIIKLIEDKMNAPDDTASVGVQIILLVEDSIRFYSSALPHLYKFVLEQSQMFAKEALNDHQRTLRMRGRPKIKLARNYEEAVRIFDQYRDNMLGIISDMSFMHNGVKDPYAGYKFGQYVRKTGLIIPFVLESSEASNHVYAKELNASFIDKNSKSYPQDLKKKIMQRFGFGDFVILNPHTKEEIMRIKDLKDLQKKVFQIPDDSLVYHLSRNHFSRFFYSRAMFPPAEVLKHVDVSDYKDMDEARKLIFDLIVQYRRMKNTGVVAVYQKDRFDEYSNFARIGDGSLGGKGRGLAFIGAMVKRYPKLESDNFAVNIPKTVVICTDIFDEFMETNELYPVALGDADDETILRYFLRASLPSRLIEDLMAFFDVVKSPIAVRSSSLLEDSHYQPFAGIYSTYMVPKIEEKYDMLRTVSDAIKAVYASVFYKDSKAYMTATSNLIDQEKMAIVLQEVVGSRYNDHFYPTMSGVARSLNFYPIGNEKAEDGIANIALGLGKYIVDGGQTLRFSPRHPHSILQMSTMDFALRETQTRFYALDLKNMAEAFSVDDAFNLVKLGLKDADAEGSLKYIVSTYDPYDQIIRDGYYPGGRKILSFVNILQHDVFPLADTLDQILRIGQQEMGRPVEIEFAVNMDPSDHTRATFYLLQIRPIVDNKEIMDEDLSLVKNEETILSSTSVLGHGIVGDVQDIIYVKTGAFNSSNNQLIAYEIEKMNRSFTDQEKGYVLVGPGRWGSSDSWLGIPVKWPHISNARVIVECGLENYRVDPSQGTHFFQNLTSFGVGYFTVNPFKGDGWFDEAFLNAQPAVEETEYLRHVHFDAPITIKMDGKKSLGVVLKP; from the coding sequence ATGAGCGGTATACCGAACTTAAAAGACTTGGTGTTCAGAGACACCCCGTTTGCCAATCTAATGAATAAGCGTATATATAATGTATTGCTTATCGCTACGAAATATGATTCCTTCATGCTGGAAGATGACGGGCGTGTAGATGAGCAGATATTTAACGAATATACTTCCTTAAGCCTCCGTTACCCACCCCGGTTTACGCAGGTGACTACCGAGGAGGAGGCTTTGAATGAGTTGAAGAACCGGAACTTCGAATTGATCATTTGCATGCCGAATATGGATAACCGGGATATATTCGCTGCGGCGAGCGAGATAAAGGTGCATTATCCGAATATCCCGATCGTCGTATTGACTCCTTTCTCGAAAGAGGTGTCTAAGCGGATCGCCAACGAGGATCTGAGCGCTATCGATTATGTGTTCAGCTGGTTGGGTAACTCGGAGTTGTTACTGGCGATTATCAAGTTGATCGAGGATAAGATGAACGCTCCGGACGATACGGCCAGCGTGGGCGTACAGATCATCTTGTTGGTGGAGGATTCCATTCGTTTTTATTCGTCCGCTTTGCCTCATTTATATAAGTTCGTGCTGGAGCAAAGCCAGATGTTCGCGAAGGAGGCGTTGAACGATCACCAGCGTACGTTGCGTATGCGTGGCCGTCCGAAGATCAAATTGGCCCGGAATTACGAGGAGGCGGTACGTATCTTTGATCAGTATCGAGATAATATGTTGGGTATTATCTCGGATATGAGTTTTATGCACAATGGCGTGAAAGATCCGTATGCCGGTTATAAGTTTGGACAGTATGTACGGAAAACGGGTTTGATCATTCCTTTCGTGCTGGAATCTTCGGAGGCCAGCAACCATGTGTACGCGAAGGAACTGAACGCCTCGTTTATCGATAAGAACTCCAAGAGTTATCCGCAGGATTTGAAAAAGAAGATCATGCAGCGTTTCGGTTTTGGCGATTTCGTGATCTTGAATCCGCATACGAAAGAGGAGATCATGCGCATCAAGGATTTGAAAGACCTTCAAAAGAAAGTCTTTCAGATTCCCGACGACTCGCTGGTTTACCATCTCTCCCGGAATCATTTCTCCCGTTTCTTTTATTCCCGTGCCATGTTTCCGCCCGCCGAGGTTTTGAAGCATGTGGACGTGAGTGACTATAAGGATATGGATGAGGCCCGGAAATTGATTTTCGACTTGATCGTGCAATATCGCCGGATGAAGAACACGGGTGTCGTGGCGGTTTATCAGAAGGATCGTTTTGATGAGTATAGTAATTTTGCCCGTATCGGCGACGGTTCGCTGGGAGGTAAGGGTAGAGGTCTTGCCTTTATCGGTGCGATGGTGAAGCGATACCCTAAGCTGGAGAGTGATAATTTTGCCGTGAATATCCCGAAGACGGTCGTGATCTGTACCGACATCTTCGACGAGTTCATGGAGACGAACGAGTTGTATCCGGTAGCGCTGGGCGATGCGGACGACGAGACGATCCTCCGGTATTTCTTGCGGGCCAGCTTGCCCTCCCGTTTAATCGAGGACTTGATGGCTTTCTTCGATGTGGTGAAAAGCCCGATCGCCGTGCGTTCCTCCAGCCTGCTGGAAGATTCGCATTATCAACCTTTCGCCGGGATCTATTCTACGTATATGGTACCTAAGATCGAGGAGAAATACGATATGCTCCGTACGGTGAGCGACGCTATCAAGGCGGTGTATGCCTCTGTCTTTTATAAGGACAGTAAGGCGTATATGACGGCTACCTCGAACTTGATCGATCAGGAGAAGATGGCTATCGTCTTGCAAGAAGTGGTGGGCTCCCGTTATAATGATCATTTCTATCCGACGATGTCGGGCGTGGCCCGTTCCTTGAATTTCTATCCGATCGGTAACGAGAAGGCGGAAGATGGGATCGCGAATATCGCCTTGGGATTGGGTAAGTATATCGTCGATGGCGGGCAAACCTTGCGTTTCTCTCCCCGACATCCCCATAGCATCTTGCAGATGAGTACGATGGATTTCGCTCTTAGGGAAACGCAGACTCGTTTCTATGCCTTGGATTTGAAGAATATGGCGGAAGCCTTCTCGGTAGATGATGCCTTTAACTTGGTGAAGCTGGGCTTGAAGGACGCTGACGCTGAGGGTTCCTTGAAATATATTGTCTCTACATACGATCCGTACGATCAGATTATCCGTGACGGTTATTATCCGGGCGGTCGTAAGATCCTTTCTTTCGTGAATATCCTACAGCATGACGTGTTCCCGCTGGCGGATACGTTGGATCAGATCTTACGGATCGGGCAGCAGGAAATGGGCCGTCCGGTAGAGATTGAGTTCGCTGTCAACATGGACCCGTCGGATCATACAAGGGCGACTTTCTATCTGTTGCAAATCCGTCCGATCGTAGATAATAAAGAGATTATGGACGAGGATCTGAGCTTGGTGAAGAACGAGGAAACCATCCTTTCTTCTACCAGTGTTTTGGGGCATGGCATCGTTGGCGACGTACAGGATATTATCTATGTGAAGACGGGCGCTTTTAATTCATCCAATAATCAGTTGATCGCTTATGAGATCGAGAAGATGAACCGTTCGTTTACCGATCAGGAGAAAGGATACGTATTAGTCGGCCCCGGTCGATGGGGGAGCAGCGACTCTTGGTTGGGTATTCCGGTGAAATGGCCGCATATCAGTAACGCACGGGTGATTGTGGAATGCGGATTGGAGAACTATCGGGTAGACCCGAGTCAAGGTACCCATTTCTTCCAGAACCTGACTTCGTTCGGAGTGGGCTATTTTACGGTTAATCCATTTAAGGGAGATGGTTGGTTCGATGAGGCGTTCTTGAATGCGCAACCCGCCGTAGAGGAGACGGAATATCTTCGTCATGTACATTTTGATGCTCCGATTACGATTAAGATGGATGGGAAGAAAAGTCTTGGCGTGGTATTGAAACCATAA
- the ruvC gene encoding crossover junction endodeoxyribonuclease RuvC: MIKDRIILGIDPGTIVMGYGILKIEGNKPKLEAMGILQLNKYEDHYLRLRKIFERVLALIDQYHPDELAIEAPFFGKNVQSMLKLGRAQGVAMAAALERDVPIFEYAPLKIKLSITGNGNAAKEQVAGMLQRYLKIPDESMLPQLDATDGLAAAVCHYFQTNNPISEKKYTGWKDFIAKNPGKVR, from the coding sequence ATGATCAAGGACCGTATTATATTAGGCATAGACCCCGGTACGATCGTGATGGGATACGGAATCTTGAAGATCGAGGGGAATAAACCGAAGCTGGAAGCTATGGGAATCCTGCAATTGAATAAATATGAGGATCATTATCTCCGTCTGCGTAAGATATTCGAACGGGTCTTGGCCTTGATCGATCAATACCATCCGGATGAGTTGGCTATCGAGGCGCCTTTCTTCGGGAAGAACGTACAGAGTATGTTGAAACTCGGAAGGGCACAAGGAGTAGCGATGGCGGCGGCTTTAGAGCGGGATGTCCCGATCTTCGAGTACGCCCCTCTAAAAATCAAGCTCTCGATCACGGGGAATGGAAATGCGGCGAAAGAACAAGTGGCCGGCATGCTACAACGCTATCTGAAGATACCGGATGAGTCTATGCTTCCGCAATTGGACGCTACGGATGGGTTGGCGGCGGCTGTTTGTCATTATTTCCAAACCAATAATCCGATCTCGGAAAAGAAGTATACGGGATGGAAGGATTTTATCGCTAAGAACCCCGGGAAAGTCCGCTGA
- a CDS encoding DUF6340 family protein: MRSILFIGIAGLLSACSTINYVGIETYNPAEVTFPENVAKVLIVNNAVPQPEDAGYEYTLQGERQDTCKAKADSALFDACRTLGEAIVEASYFNDVLLYHDAVRKDNQAFLDTKLTQGQVASLCDETGADAVISIDRLLFDMKKSVGTLGEGYVMGMIDVQMAGVIRSYVPDREAPLATVHMKDSIYWAESADYMPILDKVLPSPENALRGAGKYFGAKVYANFVPHWEKETRWYFTGMGSRWKEASAYAANEKWDMAEDRWSGLYRGTENWKSRAKAASNLALCHEMRGALKEAYEWAHKSYDLFKRNNGDNDKSTKLLELYVQALAERIRSDKKLNVQFGED, encoded by the coding sequence ATGAGAAGCATTCTTTTTATAGGCATAGCGGGTTTGTTGTCCGCTTGTAGCACGATTAATTATGTAGGTATCGAGACGTATAATCCTGCGGAGGTGACGTTTCCTGAGAATGTCGCCAAGGTACTTATCGTAAACAATGCCGTCCCCCAACCGGAGGATGCGGGTTACGAATACACCTTGCAGGGAGAGAGGCAAGATACTTGCAAAGCGAAAGCGGATAGTGCGCTGTTTGACGCTTGCCGTACTTTAGGGGAGGCTATCGTGGAGGCTTCTTATTTTAACGACGTATTGCTTTACCATGATGCGGTTCGAAAAGATAATCAGGCGTTTCTGGATACGAAACTTACCCAAGGGCAAGTAGCGTCGCTATGCGATGAGACCGGTGCCGATGCGGTTATCTCCATCGACCGCTTGCTGTTCGATATGAAGAAAAGCGTAGGTACCTTGGGCGAAGGGTATGTAATGGGAATGATCGACGTGCAGATGGCTGGCGTGATACGCAGTTACGTTCCCGATCGTGAGGCTCCACTGGCGACGGTACATATGAAAGATAGTATTTATTGGGCGGAAAGTGCGGATTATATGCCGATCTTGGATAAGGTATTGCCCTCTCCGGAGAATGCTTTGCGTGGGGCCGGTAAATATTTCGGGGCGAAGGTCTACGCTAATTTTGTTCCTCATTGGGAGAAGGAGACTCGTTGGTACTTTACCGGAATGGGTTCACGTTGGAAAGAGGCTTCCGCTTATGCGGCTAATGAGAAATGGGATATGGCGGAAGATCGTTGGTCCGGGCTTTACCGGGGTACGGAAAACTGGAAAAGCCGGGCGAAGGCGGCCTCTAATCTGGCCCTATGCCATGAGATGAGAGGAGCTTTAAAAGAAGCCTATGAGTGGGCTCATAAATCATACGATTTATTCAAGCGTAATAATGGTGATAATGATAAGAGTACCAAATTATTGGAACTCTATGTACAGGCGTTGGCCGAACGAATTCGTTCCGATAAGAAACTAAATGTGCAATTTGGTGAGGATTAA